In one Streptomyces sp. NBC_01288 genomic region, the following are encoded:
- a CDS encoding sensor histidine kinase has protein sequence MTVRIPYADPAAPGGELDEPLPPARFAYDRHTWKEIAHLLTNLPVSVFGFVYVVTMLAISGGLTVTVVGFPLLALGLMGARLIGKFERGRARRLLGVRIDEPSPLPWRKGGGLLQRVWMALKDPVGWRTVLYDGMRLPWGIVTFTVTLTSLFVLWPVLPFIARGLANADRAMVRGLLSPSDELERRIAELESDRGVVVDTAAADLRRIERDLHDGAQARLVNLAMGLGLAKEKLLEGQADEQVAAMVDEAHGEVKLALQELRDLARGIHPAVLTDRGLDAALSSVASRCTVPVKVTADIGARPAAAIEGIAYFTVSELLQNISKHSGARSASVDVWRSEDRLLIQVWDDGRGGANLDGGTGMRGLADRLGAVDGLFVLDSPPGGPTTVTAELPWRERTTDPARG, from the coding sequence ATGACCGTACGTATCCCCTACGCCGACCCGGCGGCACCCGGCGGCGAGCTCGACGAGCCGCTGCCGCCTGCCCGCTTCGCCTACGACCGACACACCTGGAAGGAGATCGCGCATCTCCTGACGAATCTGCCGGTGTCGGTGTTCGGCTTCGTCTATGTGGTGACGATGCTGGCCATCAGCGGCGGGCTGACCGTCACCGTGGTCGGGTTCCCGCTGCTCGCGCTCGGGTTGATGGGCGCCCGGCTGATCGGGAAGTTCGAGCGGGGCCGGGCCCGGCGGCTGCTGGGGGTGCGGATCGACGAGCCGAGCCCGTTGCCGTGGCGCAAGGGCGGCGGGCTGCTGCAACGGGTGTGGATGGCGCTGAAGGACCCGGTGGGCTGGCGGACGGTGCTGTACGACGGGATGCGGTTGCCGTGGGGCATCGTCACCTTCACCGTCACGCTGACCTCGTTGTTCGTGCTGTGGCCGGTGCTGCCGTTCATCGCGCGCGGGCTGGCGAACGCGGACCGGGCGATGGTGCGCGGCCTCCTCTCCCCCTCCGACGAACTGGAGCGCCGTATCGCCGAGTTGGAGTCCGACCGGGGTGTCGTGGTCGACACGGCGGCGGCGGATCTGCGGCGGATCGAGCGCGACCTGCACGACGGGGCGCAGGCCCGGCTGGTCAATCTGGCGATGGGCCTGGGGCTGGCCAAGGAGAAGTTGCTGGAGGGCCAGGCCGACGAACAGGTCGCCGCGATGGTCGACGAGGCGCATGGCGAGGTGAAGCTGGCGCTCCAGGAACTGCGGGACCTTGCGCGCGGGATCCATCCCGCCGTCCTCACCGACCGCGGACTCGACGCGGCCCTCTCCTCCGTCGCCTCGCGCTGCACGGTGCCGGTGAAGGTGACCGCCGACATCGGCGCGCGCCCGGCCGCTGCCATCGAGGGCATCGCGTACTTCACCGTCTCCGAGCTGCTCCAGAACATCAGCAAGCACAGCGGCGCCCGTTCGGCGTCGGTGGACGTGTGGCGGTCGGAGGACCGGCTGCTCATCCAGGTCTGGGACGACGGCCGCGGCGGCGCGAACCTCGACGGCGGCACCGGCATGCGCGGCCTGGCCGACCGACTCGGCGCGGTCGACGGCCTGTTCGTCCTCGACTCCCCGCCGGGCGGCCCTACGACCGTCACGGCGGAACTCCCCTGGCGGGAACGGACCACCGACCCAGCCCGGGGGTAG
- a CDS encoding sensor histidine kinase, translated as MATEYGQGYGTHGTFDLDERRRHRLPAVLRAPFEARSWREFGYVLLSLPISILLFTYAVTMVSLGAGLLITFLGVPVLAGALAGCRGFGVLERARARRLLDLDVAAPEPLRMKKNGPMAWMGAVLKSGSSWRHLLYALLHFPWAVFSFVVGLTFWSYGWALLTYPLWFWVFPMYGGGGGLQLYGDEHHRIYLDNPFEITVTALVGLLFTLATPWIVRALTMVDRVMVHGLLGPSTLATRVVELESDRGVVVDTAAADLRRIERDLHDGAQARLVALAMDLGLAKEKLTEDPQAAARMVGEAHGEVKTALQELRDLARGIHPAVLTDRGLDAALSSVASRCTVPVQVDVDLPARPAAAIEGIAYFTVSELLQNISKHARATYAAVDVWRVENRLMLQVVDNGVGGADASGGSGLAGLAGRLDAVDGILVVDSPVGGPTRITAELPWREVEGLRR; from the coding sequence ATGGCCACGGAGTACGGGCAGGGGTACGGAACGCACGGCACGTTCGACCTCGACGAGCGGCGCCGGCACCGGCTGCCGGCCGTGCTGCGCGCACCCTTCGAGGCGCGCAGCTGGCGGGAGTTCGGCTATGTGCTGCTGAGCCTGCCGATCAGCATCCTGCTCTTCACCTACGCCGTCACGATGGTGTCGCTGGGCGCGGGCCTGCTGATCACCTTCCTCGGCGTGCCGGTCCTGGCGGGCGCGCTGGCCGGCTGCCGCGGTTTCGGCGTGCTGGAGCGGGCGCGGGCCCGCCGGCTGCTCGACCTGGACGTCGCGGCCCCCGAGCCGCTGCGCATGAAGAAGAACGGCCCGATGGCCTGGATGGGCGCCGTCCTCAAGAGCGGCTCGTCCTGGCGCCATCTGCTGTACGCCCTGCTGCACTTCCCGTGGGCGGTCTTCTCCTTCGTCGTCGGCCTCACCTTCTGGTCGTACGGCTGGGCCCTCCTGACGTACCCGCTGTGGTTCTGGGTCTTCCCGATGTACGGCGGTGGGGGCGGCCTTCAGCTCTACGGCGACGAGCACCACCGGATCTACCTGGACAACCCCTTCGAGATCACCGTGACCGCGCTGGTCGGACTGCTGTTCACGCTGGCCACGCCGTGGATCGTGCGGGCGCTGACGATGGTGGACCGGGTCATGGTGCACGGGCTGCTCGGCCCGTCGACCCTGGCGACCCGGGTCGTGGAGCTGGAGTCGGACCGGGGCGTCGTGGTCGACACGGCGGCGGCGGATCTACGGCGGATCGAGCGCGACCTGCACGACGGGGCGCAGGCCCGGCTCGTGGCCCTGGCCATGGATCTGGGGCTGGCGAAGGAGAAGCTGACGGAGGACCCGCAGGCGGCGGCGCGGATGGTCGGCGAGGCGCACGGCGAGGTCAAGACGGCGTTGCAGGAGCTGCGGGATCTGGCGCGCGGGATCCACCCGGCGGTGCTGACCGACCGGGGGCTGGACGCGGCCCTGTCCTCCGTGGCCTCGCGGTGCACGGTGCCGGTGCAGGTGGACGTGGATCTGCCCGCGCGGCCGGCCGCCGCCATCGAGGGCATCGCGTACTTCACCGTCTCCGAGCTGCTCCAGAACATCAGCAAGCACGCGCGGGCCACGTATGCCGCGGTGGATGTGTGGCGCGTGGAGAACCGGCTGATGCTTCAGGTCGTGGACAACGGGGTGGGCGGCGCGGATGCCTCCGGCGGTTCCGGGCTCGCTGGTCTTGCCGGGCGGCTGGACGCGGTGGACGGGATTCTGGTGGTGGACTCGCCGGTGGGTGGGCCCACTCGGATCACGGCGGAGTTGCCCTGGCGGGAAGTTGAGGGCTTGAGGCGTTGA
- a CDS encoding response regulator transcription factor, protein MRVVIAEDSVLLREGLTRLLTDRGHDVVAGVGDGDALVKTITELADQGALPDVVVADVRMPPTHTDEGVRAAVELRKAHPGLGVLVLSQYVEERYATELLAGSTHGVGYLLKDRVAEVREFVDAVVRVASGGTALDPEVVAQLLGRSRKQDVLVRLTPREREVLGLMAEGRTNSAIARQLVVSDGAVEKHVSNIFLKLGLSPSDGDHRRVLAVLTYLNS, encoded by the coding sequence GTGCGGGTGGTCATCGCCGAGGATTCAGTGCTGCTCAGGGAGGGCCTGACCCGGTTGTTGACCGATCGCGGGCATGACGTGGTGGCCGGGGTGGGCGACGGGGACGCGCTGGTGAAGACCATCACCGAGCTGGCGGATCAGGGCGCGCTGCCGGACGTGGTCGTGGCCGACGTACGAATGCCGCCGACACACACCGACGAGGGTGTGCGGGCGGCCGTGGAGCTGCGCAAGGCGCATCCCGGTCTCGGCGTGCTGGTGTTGTCGCAGTACGTGGAGGAGCGCTACGCCACCGAACTGCTGGCCGGTTCCACGCACGGCGTCGGCTATCTGCTGAAGGACCGGGTGGCCGAGGTGCGCGAGTTCGTCGACGCCGTGGTGCGCGTGGCCTCGGGCGGTACGGCGCTCGACCCGGAGGTGGTCGCGCAGTTGCTCGGGCGCAGCCGTAAGCAGGACGTGCTCGTACGGCTCACCCCTCGGGAGCGCGAGGTGCTGGGACTGATGGCCGAGGGGCGGACGAACTCCGCGATAGCCCGGCAGCTCGTGGTGAGCGACGGCGCGGTCGAGAAGCACGTCAGCAACATCTTCCTGAAGCTGGGCCTGTCGCCGAGTGACGGGGATCACCGACGTGTTCTGGCCGTCCTCACCTACCTCAACTCCTGA